From the genome of Colias croceus chromosome 9, ilColCroc2.1, one region includes:
- the LOC123694533 gene encoding uncharacterized protein LOC123694533 — translation MRLIRETVGEIKSQMLSLTEHISKCNLRLDEYDNKLEHHEKRISTLDNIITELKDRMNSNAQVHLRNEVEIIGIPETPNENPAHTFRVITQKLGFPIEESDLDFTTRVGPSRNYSQNPTKTNFSQSSRPLVVRFLSRNKRDEFLKIGKMKQRSINALDIGLGATELKNINLYFNERLTQENRYLFRAARQQTKVHGYKYCWIKNGVVYIRKQEGNPAIPIKKHEDLHQILNPFQNSTNP, via the coding sequence ATGAGGCTTATCAGAGAAACCGTCGGGGAAATAAAGTCACAAATGCTGTCGCTTACTGAACATATATCAAAATGCAACCTTCGACTCGACGAGTACGATAATAAGCTGGAACATCACGAAAAAAGAATAAGTACATTAGACAATATCATAACTGAACTCAAAGATCGTATGAACTCAAACGCACAAGTTCATCTTCGCAATGAAGTAGAAATAATAGGCATTCCAGAAACTCCAAACGAAAACCCCGCTCATACATTCCGCGTTATCACTCAAAAATTAGGTTTTCCTATTGAAGAATCTGATTTGGACTTTACAACCCGGGTGGGCCCCTCGCGCAATTACTCGCAAAATCCTACTAAAACTAACTTCTCCCAATCGTCTCGACCTTTAGTTGTCCGATTTCTGAGCCGTAATAAACGAGACGAATTTCTTAAAATTGGTAAAATGAAGCAGCGCTCCATCAACGCTCTGGACATAGGACTCGGTGCAACAGaacttaaaaacataaatctaTACTTCAATGAACGTCTAACCCAAGAAAACAGATATTTATTTCGTGCCGCTCGGCAACAAACAAAGGTGCATGGATACAAGTACTGCTGGATTAAAAACGGCGTGGTTTACATCCGCAAACAAGAAGGGAATCCTGCAATTCCTATCAAAAAACATGAAGACCTCCACCAAATACTCAACCCTTTTCAAAACTCGACAAATCCCTAA